CGCAAGCGCGAGGACCGCAGGGAACTGATCCGCTTCGAGCCGGCCAAGCAGGAACGACGCAGCGGCCAGGACCGGCGGCGCGCGAGCTGGGACGGGGCGTCTTCCCGCTAGAGCCAGCGCACCTTGCGCAGGTAGCGGTACAGCAGCACGCAGCACAGGATCACCGCGCCGATCAGGATCGCGTAGCTGTGGCGGCCGTGCAGCTCCGGCATGTGCTCGAAGTTCATGCCGTACCAGCTGGCGATCAAGGTCGGCGCCGCGAGCAGGCCGGCCCAGCCGGCCAGCTTCTTGACGATCTCGCCCTGCGCCACGGTGACCAGCGACAGGTTCACGCTCATCGCCGCGGTCACCATCTCGCGCAGGGTGTCGATGCTGTCGCCGACGCGCGCGACATGGTCGAGCACGTCGCGGAAATAGGGTTTCACCACGTCCGGGATGCCGATCGCGGGGGTGCGGATGAGCTGCGACAGGATGTCGTGCATCGGCGCCACCGCCATCCGCATCTGGGTCAGTTCCTTGCGCAGCTCGTACAGGCGCTGGATGGTGCCGCGCTTGTAGGCTTCGGCGAACACGTCCTGCTCCAGCGCGTCCAGTTCCTCCTCGAAATCGGACACGATCGGCTGGTAGTTGTCGACGATGAAGTCGAGCACGGCATGCAGGGCCACGCTCGGGCCGCGCGCCAATGCCTCCGGCTCGCGTTCCAGGCGCTGCCGCACGGGCGCGTAGCTCAGCGATGCGCCGTGGCGCACGCTGACCAGGAAGCGCGGGCCGATGAAGATCTGGGTTTCGCCGAAGCGCACGTGATCGTCCACGGTCTGCGCGGTATGCACGGCGATGAACAGGCTGCTGCCGTAGGCTTCGATCTTCGGCCGCTGGTGCGCGCTCTGGGCGTCCTCGACGGCCAGGTCGTGCAGGCCGAATTCCTCCTGCAGCTTGTCGAGCAGGGCGGCTTCCGGCTCGTACAGGCCGACCCAGACGAAACTGCCGTCGTCCACCGCCAGCACGTCGCTGATCGCATCGAGGTCGATGTCGCGGCGTTGTCCGTTGCGGTCGTAGGCCGCGCAGTTCACTACGCAGGCGGGCATCGCGGTGGCGGTCTTCATCGCGGCATCCTGCATCGGCGCGGCATCGCCATCAAGCCTTGCGCCCGGCCCAGGCCCACGCCAGCGCCGCATGGATCGGCAGCAGCAATGCGAGCCAGTTGCCGTTGCGCTGCGCTTGCACCTGCAGCCACAGCGGCAGCAATGCCGAGGCCGCGATCGCCGCCACCACCAGCAGCGAGGCGCGGAAGCGCGCGGACGGATCGCGCCCGCGCAGCAGGGCCCAGGCGCCGGGCAAGAGCAGCAGGCACAACGGGTCGAGCAACAGCAGGTTGCGGTTGGCCCACAGTGCGCGGTGTTCGGTGAAGCCCCAGGCGAACGCGAGCACCAGGCCGAGGATGCCGCATGCCAGCCAGAAGCCGAAGGCGAACGCCGCGGTCGCGCGCGGCGCGCGCCGCGCCGATGCCAGCAGCGAAGCGGCGAGCGCGAGCCCGGCCAGCAGCCATGGCCACAGCCGGCGTGGTTGTTCGCCGGGTTCCGCGGCCTGTCGTTGCGGCAGCAAGCGCTGTTCGGCGACGACCAGCGGCCGGCCGTCGGCGAGCTTCAGTTCGCGCAGGTCGTCGGCCAGCCGGCGCGGCAGGAAACCCTGTTCCCAGCGCGACAGCGGACGATCGCCGTACGGCCCCAGCGCGAGGTCGAAGCCGAGCCACATCCACGGCGCCGGCGATGCCAGCCGCAGCGATTCGCTGCGATAGCTGTCGCCGACCGAACGGCCGCTCAATTGCGCCCGCAACGCGCCGCCCAGTGCGCGGTCCAGCGCATCGCGCACGCGGGTGGCGCAGTTGTCGGTGTAGTAGTCGTAGCGATAGCGCGCGTTCTCGGGTTTCGCGTTCTCGGCCAGCTCGCCTGCGAGCTGGCGCGCCTGCGCCGGGTCGAGGGCGAGCCATTGCAGGGTCGCGCCGCGCCCGACGTCGCGGTAGTACTGCATGTCCTGTTCCAGCGGCAATGCGACCAGCATGTACTGCATCTCGCCGCGCACGAAGCGGCCGATGAAGCCGTCCTCGGCCATGTCGAAGAAGCCGAAGTTGTAGGAGACCGGTTCGCCGCGCGCGGGGTCGTCGACCACGATGGCGTCGTGGCCGAAGCGTTCCCAGAAGATCTCGCCCGGGCCCATCGTGACCACGCCGATCCGGACCTCCGCCGGCGCGGGCTGCGCATGCGCGAAACCCGCGGCGAGCGCTAGCAGGAACGCGATGGCGAGCCGCAGCGCGTCAGTGGTCCGCATGCACGCCCACGTGCAGCGCCAGCAGGCGGCGGGCGTCGGCGCGGGCGACGCGGAACACGAAGCGGCCCAGCGCGAGCTCCTCGCCGGCTTCCGGCAGGTGGCCGATCGCGGCGGTGACCAGGCCGCCGATGGTGTCGTATTCGTCGTCGTCGAAGTCGGCGCCGAAGCGCTGGTTGAAGTCGGAGATCGGGGTCAGCGCATCGACCGCGAACTGGCCGTCGGCCTGGGCCGCGATCAGCTTCGATTCGTCCTCGGCCTCGTCGTGCTCGTCGTCGATGTCGCCGACGATCTGTTCCAGCACGTCCTCGATGGTGACCAGCCCGGCGACGCCGCCGTATTCGTCGATCACGATCGCCATGTGGTTGCGCGACTGGCGGAACTCGCGCAGCAGCACGTTGAGCTTCTTCGATTCCGGGATCAGCACCGCGGGCCGCAGCAATTCGTGGATCGTGCCGGGGCCGTTGTCGGCGACCACGCCGCGCAGCAGGTCCTTGGCCAGCAGGATGCCGAGGATCTCGTCCTTGTCCTCGCCGTGCACCGGGAAGCGCGAATGCCCGGATTCGACCACGTCCTTCATCAGGTCGAGGAACTTCGCGTCCGCGGGCAGCGCCACCATCTGCGCGCGCGGCACCATCACGTCGCCCACGGTCATGTCGGACACCGCGATCGCGCCTTCCATCATGCGCAGGGTGTCGGGGCCGATCAGGCCGTCGGCCTGCACGTCGCGCAACAGCTCGATCAGGTCTTCGCGGCTGGTCGGTTCGCCGGAAAGGGCGGCGCTGATGCGGTCCAGCCAGGAGCGGCGCGGCTTCTCGGACGCTTCGGGCGCGTCGTGACGACTGTCGTCCTCGGACATGGTCTTGCGGGTGCCTGTGGGGCGAACGGAAGCGAAGTCTAGCGAAGTCGCGTGGCGGAGCGGTGAACCCGGCGGCATAGGCCGCCTGTCGGGTTGCACGGGTGCCGGCCATTGCCGACACTGCGGCGGCAGGCCGGGCGAACGCGGCCTGCATGGGGGCGCCACTGGTTCGGGAACATCCTTGGGAAACGCCGGATGACGAATGACGACGAGGGCTTGCTGCTCAAGCCGGAACCGCGCAAGCCCGGCAAGTACGTGGCCATGGGGATGGCCGTGCTGGCCTTGTTGGCGGTGGGTTACTTCAGCTGGGGCAAGTTCATGCGCCCGGCGCCGCGGGATGCGGCGGGCATGCCGGCGCAGGAGGCCGCGGCGGACGCGGTGCAGGCCCCGTCGGTCACCATCGCGGTCCTGCCCTTGGCCCGCGCGGGCGAAGCGGCCGCGCAGCCCGCCGATCCCGCTTCCGCGGAATTCCTGATCGGCGCGCTGAAGGGCGGCGACGCCGACGCCGATGCCGATTACTTCAACGATGGCCTGTCTGCGTACTTCGCCGGCGAGCTTTCGCAGTACTCCGGGGTCCAGGTGATCACCCCGGCATCCTCCTTCCAGTTGCGCGACAACGGCGAACTGGTTCGCGCCATCGGCCGCAAGCTCGGCGCCAGCCACCTGCTGCAAGGCACTGCGCAGCGTTCGGGCGACGGCTTGCGCATGGACATCGCCCTGGTGCGGGTCGAGGATGGCGCCACGCTGTGGTTCGAGCACTACCAGCGTCCCTACAAGGACCTGTTCAAGCTGCAGGACGAGGTGGTCGCCGCGCTGGGCGTCGCCTTGAAGGCCAAGCGGCTGCCGGCGCCGCAGGGCGCGCAGGAAGAACGCCCGCGCAGCGGCGACCTGCAGGCCTACGACGCCTTGCTGCGCGGCGAATCCAGCCAGCTGCGCGGCGATGGCGAAGGCCTGCGCCAGGCGATGGCCGCGTACGAGCGCGCGACCGCGCTGGATCCCGGCTACGCCGAGGCGCATGCGCGGCTCGCGTTGGCGCGGATCCAGCTGGCCACGCGGTTCCCGTCCGAGGCCGGCGACCTGCGCGAACACGGCGAGAAGGCGCGACGCGAGGCCGCCACCGCATTGCGGCTGGCGCCGGACAGCGCCGAAGCGCACAAGGCGAATGCGGCCTGGATGGGCGGCATCGCGCTCGACCAGGCCGGCGCGATGCACGAGACCCTGCGCGCGCTGGCGCTCAGCCCGCAGGATCCGGAGCTGCTGCACACGCTGGCGATCCAGCAAACGGCGTTCGGGCAACTGCAGCAGGCGGCCGGCAACCTGCGGCGCGTGCTCGTCCTCGATCCGTTGTCGGCGACCGCGCAATACCACCTGGGCGGCGTCTATCTTGGCCTGAACGATTATCCGCAGGCGGAGCATGCCCTCGCCGAGGCCCTGGCGCTGCGTCCCGACCTGTCGGTGGTGCGCGCCTTCCAGGCGATCGCGGTGTTCCAGCAGAACCGCGTCGACGAGGCGGTGCGCATCGCCGAAGCCGAACCGGATCCGTTGTGGAAGACCTACGCGCTGGCCATGGTGTACTGGGCCAAGGGCGATCGCGCGCGCTCGGATGCGGAATTGCAGTCGCTGATCAAGGACAAGGCCGGCAGCGCGGCGACCCAGATCGCCGACATCTACGCCCAGCGCGACGACGAAGCCTCGATGTTCCATTGGCTGGACGTGGCCAGGGACAGCGGCGACCCGGGCATCGTCGAAATCCGCTACCTGCCCTTCGTGTCGCGCTATGCGGCGGACCCACGCTTCATCGCCCTGGCGAAGGAACTCGACCTGGTGCCGGAAGCGCCTGCCGCGGACAAGGCGGGCGAACCGCGCGGCTGACGGGATTCAGCGCTCGATGTAGGGGTCGGGCAGTCCCAGCCCGGCCAGGATCTCGCGCTCGAGCTGTTCCATGCACTCGGCTTCGCGCGCGTCCTCGTGGTCCCAGCCCAGCAGGTGCAGGGTGCCGTGCACGGTCAGGTGCGCGTAATGCGCGGCCAGCGTCTTGCCCTGTTCCCTGGCCTCGCGTGCCACCACCGGCGCGCATAGCACCAGGTCGCCGAGCATCGGCAGCTTCACGCCCTTCGGCAGGCCTTCCGGCAATTCGGCCGGGAAGCTGAGCACGTTGGTGGCGTAATCCTTGCCGCGGTAGTGGTGGTTGAACGAGCGGCCTTCCTTGGCGCCGACGATGCGCACCGCGAGATCGGCCTCCCTGATGCGGCCGGCCAGCGCGGCTGCGATCCACTTGCGGAAACTCACGGCGGCGGGAATGCCCTTGCGCGGCACTGCGTAGCCGACGGCGACATCGAGGCGGATCGGGCCCTTGGTCATGCGCGGATCTTACGCCGAACCCGATTGCGGATCGTTGTTGTCGCGCGCCTCGTAGGCGTTGACGATGCGCGCCACCAGCGGATGGCGGACCACGTCGCGCGACTCGAAGAAGGTGAAGCTGACGCCTTCGACGCCGCGCAGGACTTCCACCGCGTCCTTCAGCCCGGACTTCACGTGCCGCGGCAAGTCGATCTGGGTCATGTCGCCGGTGATCACCGCGGTGCTGCCGAAGCCCAGCCGGGTCAGGAACATCTTCATCTGCTCGATGGTGGTGTTCTGCGCCTCGTCGAGGATCACGAACGCGTCGTTCAGGGTGCGCCCGCGCATGTAGGCCAGCGGCGCGATCTCGATCACCGACTTCTCCAGCAGCCGCGCCACTTTCTCCACGCCGAGCATCTCGTACAGGGCGTCGTACAGCGGGCGCAAATACGGATCGACCTTCTGGGTGAGGTCGCCGGGCAGGAACCCGAGCTTCTCGCCGGCTTCCACCGCCGGGCGCACCAGGATCACCCGCTGCACCCGCGACTGGTTCAGCGCGTCCACCGCCATCGCCACCGCGAGGAAGGTCTTGCCGGTGCCGGCCGGGCCGACGCCGAAGTTGATGTCGTGGGTGGCGATCGCGTGCAGGTACTTGCGCTGGTTGTCGCCGCGCCCGCGCAGGGTGCCGCGCTTGACCCGCACCGCGATGTCCTGCGGCACGTAGTCCTGCCGCGCGGAAGCCGCGCTGTCGTCCGCGAATGCGCCGAGCCGCAGGTGGATGGCGTGTTCGTCGAGGGTTTCCGATGCGGCTTCGTCGTACAGCTGGCGCAGCAGGCGTTCGCAGCGCGCCACCGCCTCGGCGTCGCCCCCGGTCACCCGGAACACATTGCCGCGGTTGGCGATCTCCACCCCCAGCCGCAGTTCGATCTGGCGCAGGTGCGCATCGAACGGCCCGGCGAGGTTGGCCAGGCGCTCGATGTCGTCGGGTTCGAGCACGAAGTCGCGTTGTGTCTGCATGCGAAAAGGGTAGCGCGCAGCCGGGGTTCCGTCATGGCATGGCACGCGCCGCGGGCAGGGCTTGATATTTAATTAACTATCGAATTAAATAACCGCATGATCGAGCCCGATGCCGGCAAACCGCGGATCCGGACGCGCGCGCCCAGCCGCAAGCGTGCCCCCGGACGGCCTGCCGGCAAGCGCCGGGATGCCGATGCCGGCCTGCGCTCGCAACTGCTGGATGCGGCCGTCGCCTGCTTCGTGCGCAAGGGCATCGCCGCGACCACGCTGCGCGAGATCGCCCGCGAGGCGCACGTCACCCCGGCCCTGCTCAACTACTACTTCGGCGACAAGGCGCAGCTGCAGGCGGCGTTGGTCGAGGAGCGGCTGATGCCGGTGCTGGCCCTGCTGCGCGAACCGCTGCAGCAGGCCGGCGACGACGTGGCCGCCAACATCGCCGGCTTCGTCGCCGGCGTGGGGCGCATCGCCATCGCCCATCCCTGGCTGCCGCCGCTGTGGGTGCGCGAGGTGCTGTGCGAAGGCGGTGCCTTGCGCAACGTGCTGCTGGAACGCGTCGGACCGGCGATCCCGCAACTGCTGGCGCAGCGGTTCGCCGCCGCGCAGGCGCGCGGCGAGATCAACCAGGACCTCGATCCGCGCCTGCTGATGGTCTCGCTGGTCGGCCTCACCCTGTTCCCGGTCGCCGGCGCGCCGATCTGGCGCAAGTTGTTCGAGGCCGACGACCTCGATTTCGAAACCCTGCGCCGGCACACGCTGGCCCTGCTCGACCGCGGCGTCGGGATCGGTTGAAGGAGCGCACGATGCACGCCAAATCCATGTCCGTCGTCATCGTCGCCCTCCTGCTGGGCGCGTGCGCGAAAGAATCGCCGCAGGTGCTGGGCACGCTGGAATGGGACCGCATCACCCTGCCGGCGCCGGTGGCGGAGAAGATCGTGCGCATCGACGTGCGCGAAGGCCAGCAGGTCGCCGCCGGTGCGCCGTTGCTGCAACTGGAACTCACGCGCACGCAGTCGCAACTGGCCGCCGCGCAGGCGCAGGCGCAGCAGAGCCGCGACGCGCTTGCGGAATTGCAGGCCGGGCCGCGCAGCGAGCAGATCGCGCAGGCGCGCGCAGCGGTGGCCGCCGCACAGGCCTCGGCACGCGATGCCAATGCGTCGCTGGGGCGGCTGCGTCCCCTGGCTGCGCGGAAACTGGTGGCGGCAATCGACCTGGACCGTGCCGTTGCGGCGGCGGGCAGCGCGAATGCGCAGGTCCGGCAAGCGCAGGCCGCGCTGGATGAGTTGCTCAACGGCACCCGCCGCGAACGCATCGCCCAGGGCGAAGCCGCCGCCGCCGCCGCGCAGGCGCAGGCGGCGGTGCAGACGGTTGCGCTGGACAAGCTCAACGTGGTCGCGCCGCGCGCCGGCCGCGTCGAGAGCCTGCCGTACAAGCTCGGCGACCAGGCCCCGGTCGGCGCGCCGCTGGCGATCCTGCTGGTCGGCGATGCGCCATACGCACGCGTCTACGTGCCGGAACGGTTGCGCGCTGGGGTGAAGCCGGGGCAGGCGGCGCAGGTGTTCGTCGATGGCCGCGACGGCAGCTTGCCCGGCCATGTGCGGATGGTGCGCAGCGAGCCGAGTTTCACGCCGTATTACGCCCTGTCCGGCGACGACGCCCAGCGCCTGAGTTATCTCGCCGAGATCGTGCTCGACAAGCCCGCCGATTTGCCCGCGGGCCTGCCGGTGCGGGTCGAATTCGCCGGAGCGACCGGTGGCGAATGAGGCCGCCATCGCGATCCGCGCGCGCGGCCTGAGCAAGCGCTTCGGCGCCTTGCTCGCGGTCGACGCGGTCGACCTGACGGTGCCGCGCGCCTGCGTGTACGGCTTCCTCGGGCCGAACGGCTCCGGCAAGTCCACCACCATCCGCATGCTGTGCGGGCTGCTGACGCCGACCGCCGGCGAGATCGAAGTGCTCGGCCTGCGCATCCCCGAACAGGCGGAGGCGCTGCGCAAGCGGATCGGCTACATGACCCAGAAATTCGCGCTGTACGAGGACCTGAGCGTGCGCGAGAACCTGGATTTCATCGCCAGCGTGCAGGGACTGCCGCGCGATGTGCGTCGCAGGCGCGTGGACGAACTGCTGCAGACCTACAACCTTGCGGATCGCGGGAAGCAACTCGCCGGCACCATGAGCGGCGGCCAGAAGCAGCGCCTCGCGCTGGCCTGCGCGGTGGTGCACGAGCCGGAACTGCTGTTCCTCGACGAGCCGACCAGCGCGGTGGATCCGGAATCGCGCCGCGATTTCTGGGAAAAACTCTTCGACCTCGCCGATGCCGGCACCACGATCCTGGTGTCGACGCATTACATGGACGAGGCCGAGCGTTGCCACCGCATCGCCATCCTCGACCGTGGCCGCCTGGTCGCCGATGGCACGCCCGGCGAGCTGACCGGGCAACTGGCCGGGCGCACGCTCGGCGTGCGTGCGCGCGAACCGCGGCGCGCGCAGGCGGTGCTGCATGCCGCGCCCGGCGTGCTCAGCGTGGCCCAGGTCGGCAACGAACTGCGCGTGCTGTGCGCCGCCAATGGCGATGCGTCGTCGCGCCTGCAGGCGGCATTGCAGGCGCAGGGCATCGAGGCCGAAGTGTCCGCGATCGAGCCCAACCTGGAGGACGTGTTCGTCTCGGCCACGCAGGGCAGGGCGGAGGCGCGCGCGGCATGAAACTGCAGCGGCTCGTCGCGGTGATGCTGAAGGAAATCCGGCAGATGGCGCGCGACCGGATGACGATCGCGATGATGATCGGCATCCCCACCCTGCAACTGCTGCTGTTCGGCTACGCGATCAATCCCGACGTGCGCAATCTACCCGCCGCGGTCGCCGACATGGCCGATACCGGCGGTTCGCGCGCGCTGGTGCAGGACCTGTTCGCCACCGGCGTGGTGCGTCCGGCCGCCGGTGCGCGCACGCCGCAGGAACTGCAGGCGCTGTTGCGCGAAGGCAAGATCAAGATCGGCGTGCTGATCCCGCCCGACTTCGAGCGCCGCCGCATCGACAGGCGCGAGGCGGTGCAGGTGATCGTCGACGGCAGCGATACCTCGGTGCAGGCCACCGCGCGCCAGCTGGCGATGCTGCCGCTGGATGGCGGCAATGCGTTGCCGGCATCGCAGATCAGCGTGCTGCCGTTGTACAACCCGCAGCGCATCTCCGCGATCAACGTGGTGCCGGGCCTGATCGGGGTGATCCTGACCATGACCATGGTGATGTTCACCGCCATGGCCATCGTCCGCGAACGCGAGCGCGGCAACCTCGAATTGCTGATCACCACGCCGGTGTCCAGCGGCGAACTGATGGTGGGCAAGGTGCTGCCCTACATCGCGGTCGGGCTGGTGCAGGTCAGCGTGGTGCTGCTGCTCGGTGCCTGGCTGTTCGCGGTGCCGATCCGCGGCAGCCTGGCCGGCGTCTACGGCGCGGCGATGCTGCTGATCGTCGCCAACCTCACGCTGGGCCTGCTGGTGTCGACCGTGGCCAAGACCCAGTTCCAGTCGATGCAGATGGCGTTCTTCCTGTTCCTGCCGTCGATCCTGCTGTCCGGGTTCATGTTCCCGTTCGACGGCATGCCGAAAGCCGCGCAGTGGATCGCCGAGCTGTTGCCGCTGACCCATTTCATGCGCCTGATCCGCGGCGTGGTGTTGCGCGGCGCGCAGTTGACGGAGTTGTGGCCGGACGTGCTGGCGTTGGCGGCGTTCACCTGCGCGATGATGGCGCTGGCGATCCTGCGCTTCCGCAAGCGCCTGGACTGACCGCGCCGCCGGCCGGTCGCAATCGGGCGCGCGCTTTCGTACAGTCGCGCAGGGCACGGGCGAGGAGCGGTGGCGATGCGCAAGCTGGAACGGTCGATCGTGGCGGTGCTGCTCGGCTTGCTGGCCGCGCCCGTGCTGGCGCAGACCACGGTGCTCAGCGCCGCGCGCATCCACACCATGGACACGGCGCGGCCGCTTGCCCGTGCGATGGCCTTCGATGCCTCCGGCAGGATCCTCGCGCTGGGCGACGCGGACGAATTGCAGGCGCGCTATCCGCAGGCGCGCCGGCTCGATGTCGGCAGCGCCACGGTGGTGCCGGGCCTGATCGACGCGCATGCGCACGTCGGCGGGCTCGGTTTCGCCATGCTGGGCGCGGACCTGGTCGGCACGGCGAGCAAGGCCGAGATCATCGAACGCCTGCGCGCCAAGGCCGCGCAACTGAAGCCCGGCGAGTGGCTGCTCGGCAACGGCTGGGACCAGAACGACTGGCCGCAGCAATCCTTCCCGACCGCCGCCGAACTGGATGTGGTGTTCCCGGACCGCCCGGTCTGGCTGTCGCGCGTCGACGGCCACGCCGGCTGGGCCAACAGCGCCGCGATGCGCGCGGTCCCGCGCGACCTCGCCGGCAATTGGCAGCCGGACGGCGGCATGATCCAGCGCGATGCCGCCGGCAAGCCGAACGGCATCTTCATCGACAACGCGATGCTGCTGGTCGAACACGCGCGGCCGGCGCCCGATGAAGCCACGTCGGAGCGCGCACTCGCACTGGGCATGCAGGCGGCGGTCGAACACGGCCTGACCGGCGTGCACGATGCCGGCATCACCCTCGCCGAATTGCGGAGATACCAACGCCTGGCCGACCGCGGGCAGATGCCGCTGCGCATCTACGCGATGGCCGACGGCAACAGCGACGCGCTGGAATCGCTGTGCCGCAACGGCCTGTACCGGCATCCATCGGGGCGGTTGCAGATGCGCGCGGTGAAGCTGTATGCCGATGGCGCGCTGGGCAGCCGCGGTGCGGCGATGCTGGAGGATTACAGCGACGACCACGGCAACCGCGGCCTGCTGGTGATGTCGGCGGACGAACTGGCGGTCGCCAGCGCCAAGGCGAAGCGCTGCGGCGTGCAGGTGGCGACCCATGCGATCGGCGACCGCGGCAACCGGCTGGCGCTCGATACCTACGCGCATGCGCTCGGCGCGGATGTCGCCGGCGACCATCGCTGGCGCGTCGAGCATGCGCAGATCCTGGCGCCGGCCGACCTGGCGCGGTTCGCGCAACTGCACGTGATCGCCTCGATGCAGCCGACGCATGCGACCAGCGACATGCCGTGGGCGCAGGAGCGCGTCGGCGCGCAGCGCATCGTCGGCGCCTATGCATGGCGGCAGCTGCGCGACAGCGGCGCGCGCCTCGCTTTCGGTTCGGATTTCCCGGTGGAATCGGTCGATCCGCGCCTGGGCCTGTATTCCGCGGTCAGCCGGGCCGATGGCGAAGGCAAGCCGGCCGGCGGCTGGATGCCGCAGGAAAAACTGAACGCGTTCGAAGCCCTGCGCGGCTTCACCCTCGACGCCGCCTACGCGGGCTTCGGCGAAAACGAGCTCGGCAGCCTGGCGCCCGGCAAGCGCGCGGATTTCGTGGTGCTGGCGGAAGACCCGCTGGCGGTGCCGGACGCGCGGCTGCGCACGCTCGACGTGCGCGCGACCTACGTGGACGGCAGGCCGGTGTACGAGGCGGGGAAGGCCGCGTCAGCGGCTGCGCCATAGCGCGACCAGGCCGATCGTCGCCATCGTGATCGACCCCGCCAGCCACAGCATGGCATCGGGCGCCTGCGCGCTACTCGCCTCGCGCCCGACCTTCATCCACCAGCGGATGAAGCCGAGCGCGGCGATGCCGAGGAACCACAGCCCCAGCGCATGACGCGCCAGCCATGCGCGAGGCTTCATGGCGCGCGATGCGCCATCAGGCGGCGTCGGCGGTCGCCACCCGCCCGCGCAGCGAATTGCTCATCGCCTCGGTGATCACGACATCGACGAACTGGCCGATGAGCCGCTTCGGCCCGGCGAAATTCACCGAACGCATGTTCTCGGTCTTGCCGGTGAGCTCGTTCGGATCCTTCTTCGACGGGCCTTCGACCAGCACCGACTGCACGCTGCCGACCATCGCCCGGGAAATGCCCAGCGCATGCGCATTGATGTGCTTCTGCAGGCGGTCCAGCCGCGCGTGTTTCTCGGCGTCGCCCACGTCGTCCTGCAGGTCCGCGGCCGGGGTGCCGGGGCGACGCGAATAGATGAAGGAGAAGCTCTGGTCGAAGCCCACGTCCTCGATCAGCTTCATGGTCTTGTCGAAGTCCGCATCGGTTTCGCCGGGGAAGCCGACGATGAAGTCCGAACTGATCGAAATGTCCGGGCGCACCGCGCGCAGCTTGCGGATCTTCTGCTTGAACTCCAGCGCGGTGTAGCCGCGCTTCATCGCCGCCAGGATGCGGTCGCTGCCGGCCTGCACCGGCAGGTGCAGGTAATTGGCCAGCTTGGGCACGTCGCGGTAGGCCTCGATCAGCGAGTCGCTGAACTCCAGCGGATGCGAGGTGGTGAAGCGGATGCGGCCGATGCCGTCGATCTGCGCGATCGCGCGGATCAGCAGGCCGAGGTCGGCGACCTCGCCGTCGCCGTACGGACCGCGGTAGGCGTTGACGTTCTGGCCGAGCAGGTTGACCTCGCGCACGCCTTGGGCGGCCAGTTGCGCGACTTCGACCAGCACGTCCTCGAACGGGCGGCTGACTTCCTCGCCGCGGGTGTAAGGCACCACGCAGAAACTGCAGTACTTGCTGCAGCCTTCCATGATCGAGACGAAGGCGGACGGGCCTTCGGCGCGCGGTTCCGGCAGGCGGTCGAACTTCTCGATCTCCGGGAAGCTGATGTCGACCTGCGGCTGGCCGGAGGCGCGGCGCTCGCGGATCAGCTCCGGCAGGCGGTGCAGGGTCTGCGGGCCGAACACCAGGTCCACGTAGGGCGCGCGCTTGACGATGGCGGCGCCTTCCTGCGACGCCACGCAGCCGCCGACGCCGATGAGCACCGGCCTGCCGTCCTTTTTCAGCGACTTCCAGCGGCCCAGCTGGCTGAATACCTTTTCCTGGGCTTTTTCGCGGATCGAGCAGGTATTGACCAGGACCACGTCGGCTTCTTCCGCGATCGTGGTCAGTTCCATCCCTTCCGCCGCAGCCAGCACGTCGGCCATCTTGGCCGAGTCGTACTCGTTCATCTGGCAGCCGTGGGTCTGGATGTAGAGCTTCTTGGCCCCGGGCGTTGCCGGCTTCGGCGCGGCC
Above is a genomic segment from Thermomonas aquatica containing:
- a CDS encoding HlyD family secretion protein translates to MHAKSMSVVIVALLLGACAKESPQVLGTLEWDRITLPAPVAEKIVRIDVREGQQVAAGAPLLQLELTRTQSQLAAAQAQAQQSRDALAELQAGPRSEQIAQARAAVAAAQASARDANASLGRLRPLAARKLVAAIDLDRAVAAAGSANAQVRQAQAALDELLNGTRRERIAQGEAAAAAAQAQAAVQTVALDKLNVVAPRAGRVESLPYKLGDQAPVGAPLAILLVGDAPYARVYVPERLRAGVKPGQAAQVFVDGRDGSLPGHVRMVRSEPSFTPYYALSGDDAQRLSYLAEIVLDKPADLPAGLPVRVEFAGATGGE
- a CDS encoding ABC transporter permease codes for the protein MKLQRLVAVMLKEIRQMARDRMTIAMMIGIPTLQLLLFGYAINPDVRNLPAAVADMADTGGSRALVQDLFATGVVRPAAGARTPQELQALLREGKIKIGVLIPPDFERRRIDRREAVQVIVDGSDTSVQATARQLAMLPLDGGNALPASQISVLPLYNPQRISAINVVPGLIGVILTMTMVMFTAMAIVRERERGNLELLITTPVSSGELMVGKVLPYIAVGLVQVSVVLLLGAWLFAVPIRGSLAGVYGAAMLLIVANLTLGLLVSTVAKTQFQSMQMAFFLFLPSILLSGFMFPFDGMPKAAQWIAELLPLTHFMRLIRGVVLRGAQLTELWPDVLALAAFTCAMMALAILRFRKRLD
- a CDS encoding TetR/AcrR family transcriptional regulator, with the protein product MIEPDAGKPRIRTRAPSRKRAPGRPAGKRRDADAGLRSQLLDAAVACFVRKGIAATTLREIAREAHVTPALLNYYFGDKAQLQAALVEERLMPVLALLREPLQQAGDDVAANIAGFVAGVGRIAIAHPWLPPLWVREVLCEGGALRNVLLERVGPAIPQLLAQRFAAAQARGEINQDLDPRLLMVSLVGLTLFPVAGAPIWRKLFEADDLDFETLRRHTLALLDRGVGIG
- a CDS encoding amidohydrolase, which codes for MRKLERSIVAVLLGLLAAPVLAQTTVLSAARIHTMDTARPLARAMAFDASGRILALGDADELQARYPQARRLDVGSATVVPGLIDAHAHVGGLGFAMLGADLVGTASKAEIIERLRAKAAQLKPGEWLLGNGWDQNDWPQQSFPTAAELDVVFPDRPVWLSRVDGHAGWANSAAMRAVPRDLAGNWQPDGGMIQRDAAGKPNGIFIDNAMLLVEHARPAPDEATSERALALGMQAAVEHGLTGVHDAGITLAELRRYQRLADRGQMPLRIYAMADGNSDALESLCRNGLYRHPSGRLQMRAVKLYADGALGSRGAAMLEDYSDDHGNRGLLVMSADELAVASAKAKRCGVQVATHAIGDRGNRLALDTYAHALGADVAGDHRWRVEHAQILAPADLARFAQLHVIASMQPTHATSDMPWAQERVGAQRIVGAYAWRQLRDSGARLAFGSDFPVESVDPRLGLYSAVSRADGEGKPAGGWMPQEKLNAFEALRGFTLDAAYAGFGENELGSLAPGKRADFVVLAEDPLAVPDARLRTLDVRATYVDGRPVYEAGKAASAAAP
- a CDS encoding ABC transporter ATP-binding protein, giving the protein MRARGLSKRFGALLAVDAVDLTVPRACVYGFLGPNGSGKSTTIRMLCGLLTPTAGEIEVLGLRIPEQAEALRKRIGYMTQKFALYEDLSVRENLDFIASVQGLPRDVRRRRVDELLQTYNLADRGKQLAGTMSGGQKQRLALACAVVHEPELLFLDEPTSAVDPESRRDFWEKLFDLADAGTTILVSTHYMDEAERCHRIAILDRGRLVADGTPGELTGQLAGRTLGVRAREPRRAQAVLHAAPGVLSVAQVGNELRVLCAANGDASSRLQAALQAQGIEAEVSAIEPNLEDVFVSATQGRAEARAA